The following coding sequences are from one Salvelinus namaycush isolate Seneca chromosome 23, SaNama_1.0, whole genome shotgun sequence window:
- the zgc:162872 gene encoding BAR_ACAPs and ArfGap_ACAP domain-containing protein isoform X1, whose amino-acid sequence MDSFLDYEECIQDSPAFRLTLDKCQTDVAELQSRVEKVMKLCGKMVESGQAYNTANQHFLAGLAEFSTYHKRDSVIMNCMSQFIQGLQEMINFHTVLFDQTQRAITQQLSNLLTQFIPQLGETRKEFVRIGEDLETAAVKNAQIYRHKVTDAERASHLLLATRKCHQHFALDYCLQLNNFKAQQKLDILNSVFSYFHAQYTFFHQGFDLLRDLEPTMKSMAAQLAQLSTECTAKRKDLENTHLLIQQRDASGEPILRSCPDGGETIQGYLFKRSRRKNKTWKRCWFSIKDNQLVYTKSHKEEPVSLFDDLRLCAVKSLDSIDRRFSFELVSVKKCCALQADSEELKQAWISAVLGSIDMAYRERVESQQPQPKEIPLPLQSPSDPQPGQPPQRPAALVVALQSPGNHRCCDCSEEEPRWASVNLGITVCIECSGIHRSLGVHLSKVRSLTLDSWDPEQLKLLCGLGNDVINGIYESRCAAEGRVKPSPGSPRPEKETWIKEKYVEKRFVKDASSPETQIGRENAGRQLYRAAFQGDLVTMASALAQGAEVNWSQAEEEGRTALIGSTFGGSLSACEFLLQNGANVNYRDQRGQGALHTAATWGHTGQVCLLLKKGANQYAVDERGQDPLAIAIETAHADIVTLLRMARMNEEMRDSEGFFGSMGDDETFQDIFRDFSDMASHDPERLTRRQFSRSGQEEGQDKRMVNYQHKAEKEEEDT is encoded by the exons GAAAAG GTGATGAAGCTCTGTGGCAAGATGGTTGAATCAGGGCAAGCATACAACACAGCAAATCAGCATTTCCTCGCCGGACTGGCTGAGTTCTCCACGTATCACAAACGTGACAGCGTCATCATG AACTGCATGAGTCAGTTCATTCAAGGACTACAGGAGATGATCAACTTTCATACT GTGCTGTTTGACCAGACGCAGAGAGCTATCACTCAGCAGCTGTCAAACCTTCTCACACA GTTCATACCCCAGCTAGGAGAGACTAGGAAGGAGTTTGTGCGGATTGGGGAGGATCTGGAGACAGCGGCGGTGAAAAATGCCCAGATATACCGCCACAAAGTCACCGATGCAGAGCGTGCCAGCCATCTGCTGTTGGCCACACGCAAATGTCACCAGCACTTTGCCCTTGATTACTGCTTGCAG CTGAATAACTTCAAGGCCCAGCAGAAGCTGGACATCCTAAATTCT GTGTTCTCCTACTTCCATGCCCAGTATACCTTCTTCCACCAAGGCTTTGACTTGCTGAGAGACTTGGAGCCCACTATGAAGTCCATGGCCGCACAG CTTGCTCAACTCTCGACTGAATGTACAGCTAAAAGAAAGGACCTGGAGAATACCCACCTACTGATCCAGCAGAGA gaTGCCTCAGGGGAGCCCATACTACGTTCCTGTCCTGATGGTGGGGAAACCATACAGGGCTACCTCTTCAAAAGATCTCGGAGAAAGAACAAGACATGGAAGAG ATGCTGGTTCTCCATTAAAGACAACCAATTGGTGTACACAAAGTCACACAAG GAGGAGCCTGTGTCGCTGTTTGATGACCTCAGGCTGTGTGCGGTGAAGTCTCTGGACAGCATTGACCGCCGCTTCAGTTTTGAGCTGGTTTCTGTTAAAAA ATGCTGTGCCCTTCAGGCTGACTCAGAGGAGCTGAAGCAGGCTTGGATCAGTGCCGTTCTAGGGAGCATAGACATGGCCTACCGCGAGAGAGTGGAGTCCCAGCAGCCTCAG CCCAAAGAAATCCCTCTGCCCCTCCAGAGCCCCTCAGACCCCCAGCCAGGACAGCCTCCTCAAAGGCCTGCGGCTTTGGTTGTGGCCCTCCAAAGTCCGGGGAACCACCGCTGCTGCGACTGCAGTGAGGAGGAGCCACGCTGGGCCAGCGTCAACCTGGGTATCACCGTGTGCATCGAGTGCTCCGGCATCCACAG GAGCCTTGGGGTCCATCTCTCCAAAGTGCGATCTCTCACCCTAGACTCCTGGGATCCCGAACAGCTGAAG CTGCTGTGTGGTCTGGGTAATGATGTCATCAATGGGATATATGAGTCCAGGTGTGCAGCAGAGGGCAGAGTAAAGCCTAGTCCTGGCAGCCCTCG cccAGAGAAAGAGACATGGATTAAAGAGAAATATGTGGAGAAAAGATTTGTGAAGGATGCCAGCTCGCCTGAAACAC AGATTGGGAGGGAGAATGCAGGACGCCAGTTGTACCGGGCTGCTTTCCAAGGGGACCTGGTCACCATGGCATCAGCGTTGGCGCAGGGTGCAGAGGTGAACTGGAGCCAAGCTGAGGAGGAGGGACGCACTGCTCTCATTGGCTCAACTTTTGGG ggCTCCCTGTCGGCCTGTGAGTTCCTACTGCAGAATGGAGCCAATGTAAACTACCGTGACCAGCGCGGTCAAGGTGCCCTTCACACTGCAGCCACCTGGGGCCACACAGG GCAAGTGTGTCTACTTCTAAAAAAGGGAGCCAATCAGTATGCAGTTGACGAGAGGGGGCAGGACCCACTCGCCATTGCCATAGAGACAGCACATGCCGATATTGTAACCCT ACTACGAATGGCTCGCATGAATGAAGAGATGAGAGACTCCGAGGGATTCTTTGGATCTATGG GTGACGATGAGACATTTCAAGACATCTTCCGTGACTTCAGTGATATGGCTTCTCACGATCCAGAAAGACTCACCCGTCGACAGTTCAGCAGAAGCGGACAAGAGGAGGGACAGGACAAGAGGATGGTGAATTACCAGCACAAggcagagaaggaggaggaagacacatag
- the zgc:162872 gene encoding BAR_ACAPs and ArfGap_ACAP domain-containing protein isoform X2 encodes MDSFLDYEECIQDSPAFRLTLDKCQTDVAELQSRVEKVMKLCGKMVESGQAYNTANQHFLAGLAEFSTYHKRDSVIMNCMSQFIQGLQEMINFHTVLFDQTQRAITQQLSNLLTQFIPQLGETRKEFVRIGEDLETAAVKNAQIYRHKVTDAERASHLLLATRKCHQHFALDYCLQLNNFKAQQKLDILNSVFSYFHAQYTFFHQGFDLLRDLEPTMKSMAAQLAQLSTECTAKRKDLENTHLLIQQRDASGEPILRSCPDGGETIQGYLFKRSRRKNKTWKRCWFSIKDNQLVYTKSHKEEPVSLFDDLRLCAVKSLDSIDRRFSFELVSVKKCCALQADSEELKQAWISAVLGSIDMAYRERVESQQPQSPSDPQPGQPPQRPAALVVALQSPGNHRCCDCSEEEPRWASVNLGITVCIECSGIHRSLGVHLSKVRSLTLDSWDPEQLKLLCGLGNDVINGIYESRCAAEGRVKPSPGSPRPEKETWIKEKYVEKRFVKDASSPETQIGRENAGRQLYRAAFQGDLVTMASALAQGAEVNWSQAEEEGRTALIGSTFGGSLSACEFLLQNGANVNYRDQRGQGALHTAATWGHTGQVCLLLKKGANQYAVDERGQDPLAIAIETAHADIVTLLRMARMNEEMRDSEGFFGSMGDDETFQDIFRDFSDMASHDPERLTRRQFSRSGQEEGQDKRMVNYQHKAEKEEEDT; translated from the exons GAAAAG GTGATGAAGCTCTGTGGCAAGATGGTTGAATCAGGGCAAGCATACAACACAGCAAATCAGCATTTCCTCGCCGGACTGGCTGAGTTCTCCACGTATCACAAACGTGACAGCGTCATCATG AACTGCATGAGTCAGTTCATTCAAGGACTACAGGAGATGATCAACTTTCATACT GTGCTGTTTGACCAGACGCAGAGAGCTATCACTCAGCAGCTGTCAAACCTTCTCACACA GTTCATACCCCAGCTAGGAGAGACTAGGAAGGAGTTTGTGCGGATTGGGGAGGATCTGGAGACAGCGGCGGTGAAAAATGCCCAGATATACCGCCACAAAGTCACCGATGCAGAGCGTGCCAGCCATCTGCTGTTGGCCACACGCAAATGTCACCAGCACTTTGCCCTTGATTACTGCTTGCAG CTGAATAACTTCAAGGCCCAGCAGAAGCTGGACATCCTAAATTCT GTGTTCTCCTACTTCCATGCCCAGTATACCTTCTTCCACCAAGGCTTTGACTTGCTGAGAGACTTGGAGCCCACTATGAAGTCCATGGCCGCACAG CTTGCTCAACTCTCGACTGAATGTACAGCTAAAAGAAAGGACCTGGAGAATACCCACCTACTGATCCAGCAGAGA gaTGCCTCAGGGGAGCCCATACTACGTTCCTGTCCTGATGGTGGGGAAACCATACAGGGCTACCTCTTCAAAAGATCTCGGAGAAAGAACAAGACATGGAAGAG ATGCTGGTTCTCCATTAAAGACAACCAATTGGTGTACACAAAGTCACACAAG GAGGAGCCTGTGTCGCTGTTTGATGACCTCAGGCTGTGTGCGGTGAAGTCTCTGGACAGCATTGACCGCCGCTTCAGTTTTGAGCTGGTTTCTGTTAAAAA ATGCTGTGCCCTTCAGGCTGACTCAGAGGAGCTGAAGCAGGCTTGGATCAGTGCCGTTCTAGGGAGCATAGACATGGCCTACCGCGAGAGAGTGGAGTCCCAGCAGCCTCAG AGCCCCTCAGACCCCCAGCCAGGACAGCCTCCTCAAAGGCCTGCGGCTTTGGTTGTGGCCCTCCAAAGTCCGGGGAACCACCGCTGCTGCGACTGCAGTGAGGAGGAGCCACGCTGGGCCAGCGTCAACCTGGGTATCACCGTGTGCATCGAGTGCTCCGGCATCCACAG GAGCCTTGGGGTCCATCTCTCCAAAGTGCGATCTCTCACCCTAGACTCCTGGGATCCCGAACAGCTGAAG CTGCTGTGTGGTCTGGGTAATGATGTCATCAATGGGATATATGAGTCCAGGTGTGCAGCAGAGGGCAGAGTAAAGCCTAGTCCTGGCAGCCCTCG cccAGAGAAAGAGACATGGATTAAAGAGAAATATGTGGAGAAAAGATTTGTGAAGGATGCCAGCTCGCCTGAAACAC AGATTGGGAGGGAGAATGCAGGACGCCAGTTGTACCGGGCTGCTTTCCAAGGGGACCTGGTCACCATGGCATCAGCGTTGGCGCAGGGTGCAGAGGTGAACTGGAGCCAAGCTGAGGAGGAGGGACGCACTGCTCTCATTGGCTCAACTTTTGGG ggCTCCCTGTCGGCCTGTGAGTTCCTACTGCAGAATGGAGCCAATGTAAACTACCGTGACCAGCGCGGTCAAGGTGCCCTTCACACTGCAGCCACCTGGGGCCACACAGG GCAAGTGTGTCTACTTCTAAAAAAGGGAGCCAATCAGTATGCAGTTGACGAGAGGGGGCAGGACCCACTCGCCATTGCCATAGAGACAGCACATGCCGATATTGTAACCCT ACTACGAATGGCTCGCATGAATGAAGAGATGAGAGACTCCGAGGGATTCTTTGGATCTATGG GTGACGATGAGACATTTCAAGACATCTTCCGTGACTTCAGTGATATGGCTTCTCACGATCCAGAAAGACTCACCCGTCGACAGTTCAGCAGAAGCGGACAAGAGGAGGGACAGGACAAGAGGATGGTGAATTACCAGCACAAggcagagaaggaggaggaagacacatag
- the zgc:162872 gene encoding BAR_ACAPs and ArfGap_ACAP domain-containing protein isoform X3 — protein sequence MDSFLDYEECIQDSPAFRLTLDKCQTDVAELQSRVEKVMKLCGKMVESGQAYNTANQHFLAGLAEFSTYHKRDSVIMNCMSQFIQGLQEMINFHTVLFDQTQRAITQQLSNLLTQFIPQLGETRKEFVRIGEDLETAAVKNAQIYRHKVTDAERASHLLLATRKCHQHFALDYCLQLNNFKAQQKLDILNSVFSYFHAQYTFFHQGFDLLRDLEPTMKSMAAQDASGEPILRSCPDGGETIQGYLFKRSRRKNKTWKRCWFSIKDNQLVYTKSHKEEPVSLFDDLRLCAVKSLDSIDRRFSFELVSVKKCCALQADSEELKQAWISAVLGSIDMAYRERVESQQPQPKEIPLPLQSPSDPQPGQPPQRPAALVVALQSPGNHRCCDCSEEEPRWASVNLGITVCIECSGIHRSLGVHLSKVRSLTLDSWDPEQLKLLCGLGNDVINGIYESRCAAEGRVKPSPGSPRPEKETWIKEKYVEKRFVKDASSPETQIGRENAGRQLYRAAFQGDLVTMASALAQGAEVNWSQAEEEGRTALIGSTFGGSLSACEFLLQNGANVNYRDQRGQGALHTAATWGHTGQVCLLLKKGANQYAVDERGQDPLAIAIETAHADIVTLLRMARMNEEMRDSEGFFGSMGDDETFQDIFRDFSDMASHDPERLTRRQFSRSGQEEGQDKRMVNYQHKAEKEEEDT from the exons GAAAAG GTGATGAAGCTCTGTGGCAAGATGGTTGAATCAGGGCAAGCATACAACACAGCAAATCAGCATTTCCTCGCCGGACTGGCTGAGTTCTCCACGTATCACAAACGTGACAGCGTCATCATG AACTGCATGAGTCAGTTCATTCAAGGACTACAGGAGATGATCAACTTTCATACT GTGCTGTTTGACCAGACGCAGAGAGCTATCACTCAGCAGCTGTCAAACCTTCTCACACA GTTCATACCCCAGCTAGGAGAGACTAGGAAGGAGTTTGTGCGGATTGGGGAGGATCTGGAGACAGCGGCGGTGAAAAATGCCCAGATATACCGCCACAAAGTCACCGATGCAGAGCGTGCCAGCCATCTGCTGTTGGCCACACGCAAATGTCACCAGCACTTTGCCCTTGATTACTGCTTGCAG CTGAATAACTTCAAGGCCCAGCAGAAGCTGGACATCCTAAATTCT GTGTTCTCCTACTTCCATGCCCAGTATACCTTCTTCCACCAAGGCTTTGACTTGCTGAGAGACTTGGAGCCCACTATGAAGTCCATGGCCGCACAG gaTGCCTCAGGGGAGCCCATACTACGTTCCTGTCCTGATGGTGGGGAAACCATACAGGGCTACCTCTTCAAAAGATCTCGGAGAAAGAACAAGACATGGAAGAG ATGCTGGTTCTCCATTAAAGACAACCAATTGGTGTACACAAAGTCACACAAG GAGGAGCCTGTGTCGCTGTTTGATGACCTCAGGCTGTGTGCGGTGAAGTCTCTGGACAGCATTGACCGCCGCTTCAGTTTTGAGCTGGTTTCTGTTAAAAA ATGCTGTGCCCTTCAGGCTGACTCAGAGGAGCTGAAGCAGGCTTGGATCAGTGCCGTTCTAGGGAGCATAGACATGGCCTACCGCGAGAGAGTGGAGTCCCAGCAGCCTCAG CCCAAAGAAATCCCTCTGCCCCTCCAGAGCCCCTCAGACCCCCAGCCAGGACAGCCTCCTCAAAGGCCTGCGGCTTTGGTTGTGGCCCTCCAAAGTCCGGGGAACCACCGCTGCTGCGACTGCAGTGAGGAGGAGCCACGCTGGGCCAGCGTCAACCTGGGTATCACCGTGTGCATCGAGTGCTCCGGCATCCACAG GAGCCTTGGGGTCCATCTCTCCAAAGTGCGATCTCTCACCCTAGACTCCTGGGATCCCGAACAGCTGAAG CTGCTGTGTGGTCTGGGTAATGATGTCATCAATGGGATATATGAGTCCAGGTGTGCAGCAGAGGGCAGAGTAAAGCCTAGTCCTGGCAGCCCTCG cccAGAGAAAGAGACATGGATTAAAGAGAAATATGTGGAGAAAAGATTTGTGAAGGATGCCAGCTCGCCTGAAACAC AGATTGGGAGGGAGAATGCAGGACGCCAGTTGTACCGGGCTGCTTTCCAAGGGGACCTGGTCACCATGGCATCAGCGTTGGCGCAGGGTGCAGAGGTGAACTGGAGCCAAGCTGAGGAGGAGGGACGCACTGCTCTCATTGGCTCAACTTTTGGG ggCTCCCTGTCGGCCTGTGAGTTCCTACTGCAGAATGGAGCCAATGTAAACTACCGTGACCAGCGCGGTCAAGGTGCCCTTCACACTGCAGCCACCTGGGGCCACACAGG GCAAGTGTGTCTACTTCTAAAAAAGGGAGCCAATCAGTATGCAGTTGACGAGAGGGGGCAGGACCCACTCGCCATTGCCATAGAGACAGCACATGCCGATATTGTAACCCT ACTACGAATGGCTCGCATGAATGAAGAGATGAGAGACTCCGAGGGATTCTTTGGATCTATGG GTGACGATGAGACATTTCAAGACATCTTCCGTGACTTCAGTGATATGGCTTCTCACGATCCAGAAAGACTCACCCGTCGACAGTTCAGCAGAAGCGGACAAGAGGAGGGACAGGACAAGAGGATGGTGAATTACCAGCACAAggcagagaaggaggaggaagacacatag